One region of Hydrogenobaculum sp. Y04AAS1 genomic DNA includes:
- a CDS encoding FlgO family outer membrane protein, with protein sequence MKKFIFMLGLVGVLCLAFGGEKDTHQVIYQTIYQKQMAAGPKIPASNQPAYIQQSYSREYYYRSCMMDHEKPITSVDEMAKDIANQLVCSELTPIRAPIGVSVIVDLNKLHQTTDFGRLLSEDLISQLQRKNMAVIDIRAQTFMLINPKGEFYLSRDINNLRKEYKIGYVLVGTYSVGDYSTSVNARIIDASNGLVVATAHASIPTQIISDLLYNSSQSVPELQLRGSSMVPSYQNAAQAMSVPAQTTPEVKNPSKSVKK encoded by the coding sequence ATGAAAAAGTTTATTTTTATGTTAGGATTGGTTGGGGTTTTGTGTTTGGCTTTTGGTGGTGAGAAAGATACGCATCAAGTTATATACCAGACAATATATCAAAAGCAAATGGCAGCTGGGCCTAAGATACCAGCGTCAAATCAACCAGCTTACATACAGCAATCTTATAGCAGAGAATATTATTATAGATCATGTATGATGGACCATGAAAAGCCAATAACAAGCGTGGATGAGATGGCAAAGGATATAGCAAATCAGTTGGTTTGTAGTGAGCTTACGCCTATACGAGCTCCAATAGGTGTCTCTGTGATAGTAGATCTAAACAAGTTGCATCAAACCACGGATTTTGGTAGGCTTTTATCGGAAGATTTGATATCCCAACTTCAAAGGAAAAATATGGCAGTTATAGATATAAGGGCTCAAACCTTCATGCTTATAAATCCAAAAGGGGAGTTTTATCTATCAAGAGATATAAATAATTTAAGAAAAGAATACAAGATAGGTTATGTGTTAGTTGGGACATACTCGGTAGGGGATTACTCGACGTCTGTAAATGCTAGAATAATAGATGCCTCAAACGGTTTAGTGGTGGCTACTGCACATGCTTCTATACCTACGCAAATAATAAGCGATCTGCTTTACAACTCATCCCAATCTGTGCCAGAACTACAGCTAAGAGGTTCTTCAATGGTACCCTCTTATCAAAACGCAGCTCAAGCAATGAGTGTACCAGCACAAACTACTCCAGAGGTAAAAAATCCTTCTAAAAGCGTGAAAAAATAG
- a CDS encoding ATP synthase F0 subunit B, giving the protein MSIGIIPNETLFVEIVLFLVFVAIVNYMVLKPYLGIAKERQDQADKTLKEAQALAKEREMLLKEAQEILEKAKKEAQEILEEAIKKANDEKQRILKEAEEKAELEYRTQIEKIKQELEEQKKVLEASLDSLVESLVEKVIKG; this is encoded by the coding sequence ATGAGTATAGGCATTATACCCAATGAAACCTTGTTTGTGGAGATTGTCCTTTTTCTAGTTTTTGTAGCCATTGTAAATTATATGGTTTTGAAACCGTATCTTGGTATAGCTAAAGAAAGACAAGATCAAGCTGATAAAACGCTTAAGGAAGCTCAGGCTCTTGCCAAAGAACGTGAAATGCTTTTAAAAGAAGCTCAAGAGATCTTAGAAAAAGCTAAAAAAGAAGCTCAAGAGATTTTGGAAGAGGCTATAAAAAAAGCAAACGATGAGAAACAAAGAATCTTAAAAGAAGCTGAGGAAAAGGCTGAACTCGAATACCGTACTCAAATAGAAAAGATAAAACAAGAACTAGAAGAACAGAAAAAAGTTTTAGAAGCTTCTTTGGACTCTTTGGTAGAATCGCTGGTAGAAAAGGTAATAAAGGGGTAG
- a CDS encoding cytochrome c: MRNLALTLGLLAMVSFGAFALTPQKIFEMHCMKCHNGKRAPSAKELHTKFAGKKKELVKAISHCRPAMALPASEREAIINWLSSK, from the coding sequence ATGAGAAACTTAGCTTTGACTTTAGGACTTCTGGCCATGGTGAGTTTCGGGGCTTTTGCTTTGACCCCGCAAAAGATATTTGAAATGCATTGTATGAAATGTCATAACGGCAAGAGAGCCCCATCTGCTAAAGAGCTTCACACAAAGTTTGCTGGCAAGAAAAAAGAACTCGTAAAAGCTATATCTCACTGCAGACCAGCTATGGCTCTGCCAGCATCAGAAAGAGAAGCTATAATAAATTGGCTTTCTTCTAAGTAA
- a CDS encoding BCAM0308 family protein has translation MNNRKDKMIEEYIHDPYFNKEKLEEPSVCEVCGVVFRDGAFRWEEAPKNAKKMICPACRRIQDKYYGGIVELSGNFLKTHKEEIMNLIKNEEEKEKNLRPLERIALIEENDDNITIKTTYEHIARRIGEAVHKAYKGKLELHYQEGAHFLRVKWHRD, from the coding sequence ATGAACAACAGAAAAGACAAGATGATAGAAGAGTACATTCACGATCCTTACTTTAACAAAGAAAAGCTTGAAGAACCATCTGTATGCGAAGTTTGTGGGGTTGTCTTTAGGGATGGAGCATTTAGATGGGAAGAAGCTCCAAAAAATGCAAAAAAGATGATATGCCCAGCTTGCAGAAGAATTCAAGATAAGTATTACGGTGGTATAGTGGAACTAAGCGGAAATTTCCTAAAAACTCATAAAGAAGAGATAATGAATCTTATAAAAAATGAAGAAGAAAAAGAGAAAAACCTAAGACCCCTAGAAAGAATAGCCCTAATAGAAGAAAACGATGACAATATAACAATCAAAACCACTTACGAACATATAGCAAGACGCATAGGAGAAGCTGTACACAAAGCTTATAAAGGCAAACTAGAGCTACACTACCAAGAAGGGGCTCATTTTCTAAGGGTAAAGTGGCATAGAGACTAA
- a CDS encoding 5-(carboxyamino)imidazole ribonucleotide synthase, which yields MRVGIIGDGQLAMMSVMEGLMMDIDFAVLSFEKDPPASYVTKHVFKENEVEEFVAFSDVITYEFEHFNKKIFDCTKLLDKLYPGVKPIELKQNRLLEKKFLKDHNFPTVPFYEAKNTDELFEIVESLNKEAVVKTISNGYDGKGQYVIHTREDLELLKDKLKDSKDSFLIEEFCYFDFEMSLIAGISKDRIVFMPMTKNIHKNGILLYNHTDFFTNEVQEKAKAITSRLLKALGIEKGVLAVEFFVKAKDVYINEFAPRVHNTGHHTLNDAEYSQFELLLRTMLDMPIYSPSLITQGGMINIIGNINLTKELKDGILSLEGASLYWYRKTPREGRKLGHINVVGRDVEEVRAKLRNLSKLLYPSLNIW from the coding sequence ATGAGAGTTGGTATAATAGGCGATGGACAACTTGCCATGATGAGCGTAATGGAAGGGCTCATGATGGATATAGATTTTGCTGTCTTATCTTTTGAAAAAGACCCTCCAGCTTCTTACGTAACTAAACATGTTTTCAAAGAAAATGAAGTGGAAGAGTTTGTGGCTTTTAGCGATGTGATAACCTATGAGTTTGAGCATTTTAACAAAAAGATATTTGACTGCACGAAACTACTGGACAAGCTTTATCCTGGTGTAAAACCAATAGAGTTAAAACAAAACAGGCTTTTAGAAAAAAAGTTTTTAAAAGACCACAACTTTCCAACAGTCCCTTTTTACGAAGCTAAAAATACAGATGAACTTTTTGAGATTGTAGAAAGTTTAAACAAAGAAGCGGTAGTAAAAACAATATCAAACGGCTACGATGGTAAAGGACAGTATGTAATACATACAAGAGAAGATTTGGAACTTTTAAAAGATAAACTAAAAGATTCTAAAGACAGTTTTTTAATAGAGGAGTTTTGTTATTTTGATTTTGAAATGTCTTTGATAGCTGGTATATCAAAAGATAGAATCGTCTTCATGCCAATGACAAAAAATATACATAAAAACGGTATTTTGTTATACAACCATACAGATTTTTTTACAAACGAAGTGCAAGAAAAAGCTAAAGCTATAACCTCAAGGCTTCTAAAGGCCCTTGGTATAGAAAAAGGTGTTTTAGCGGTGGAATTTTTTGTAAAAGCCAAAGACGTTTATATAAACGAATTTGCCCCAAGAGTACACAACACCGGTCATCACACGTTGAACGATGCCGAATACTCCCAGTTTGAACTGCTTTTAAGAACAATGTTAGATATGCCAATATACTCTCCCTCTCTTATAACACAAGGTGGGATGATAAACATAATAGGCAATATAAATCTTACAAAAGAACTAAAAGATGGTATATTGTCTTTAGAAGGTGCTAGTCTTTATTGGTATAGGAAAACACCAAGAGAAGGCAGGAAATTAGGACATATAAACGTTGTTGGGAGAGATGTTGAAGAAGTAAGAGCTAAGCTTAGAAATTTATCTAAACTTTTATACCCTTCGTTAAATATATGGTAA
- a CDS encoding acetyl-CoA carboxylase carboxyltransferase subunit alpha: MTIKDVQELKTKIDQLKILYKQGKTDVEKDLRAFQRESKQISKEFCKNLSPWDRVSIARHNERPQTLDYIKAVFKNFVELHGDRCYGDDPAIISGFAKFYNKSVCIMGHQKGRDTKDKIYRNFGMAHPEGYRKAQRIMKLAEKFQIPIITFVDTAGAYPGIGAEERGQAQAIATSIELMGSLKTHIITIIIGEGGSGGALALAVADKVLMLENAWYSVISPEGCAAILYKDQSKVQEATKSLKITAQDLYELGVIDCIIPEPYCGAHMSHRLTFYNVKFFLRKALNEVLKYNIDEIVQKRHDRYLNIGFYENA; encoded by the coding sequence ATGACAATAAAGGATGTACAAGAACTAAAAACTAAGATAGACCAGCTTAAAATACTTTACAAACAAGGTAAAACGGATGTAGAAAAAGATTTGAGGGCTTTTCAAAGAGAATCAAAACAAATATCAAAAGAGTTTTGTAAAAATTTAAGCCCTTGGGATAGGGTAAGTATAGCAAGACACAACGAAAGGCCCCAGACTTTAGATTATATAAAAGCTGTTTTTAAAAACTTTGTAGAGCTTCACGGAGATAGATGCTATGGAGATGATCCAGCCATAATATCTGGGTTTGCGAAGTTTTACAACAAGAGCGTATGTATAATGGGGCATCAAAAAGGAAGGGATACGAAAGATAAGATATATAGGAACTTTGGCATGGCTCATCCGGAGGGTTATAGAAAAGCACAGAGGATAATGAAGCTAGCGGAGAAATTTCAAATACCTATTATAACTTTTGTAGATACGGCAGGTGCTTATCCTGGTATAGGGGCCGAAGAAAGAGGCCAAGCTCAAGCTATAGCTACAAGTATAGAGCTTATGGGTAGTCTAAAAACCCATATCATAACAATTATAATAGGAGAAGGTGGTTCTGGCGGTGCTTTGGCTTTGGCGGTGGCTGATAAAGTACTTATGCTTGAAAACGCCTGGTATTCTGTAATATCACCAGAGGGTTGTGCAGCTATACTCTACAAAGATCAATCAAAGGTTCAAGAAGCTACAAAATCCCTAAAAATAACAGCTCAGGATTTGTATGAGCTAGGTGTAATAGATTGTATAATACCAGAGCCCTACTGCGGGGCTCATATGTCTCATAGGCTTACCTTTTACAATGTAAAGTTTTTCCTAAGAAAAGCCTTAAACGAAGTATTGAAATACAATATAGATGAAATAGTACAGAAAAGACACGATCGCTATCTAAATATAGGCTTTTACGAAAACGCTTAA
- the atpD gene encoding F0F1 ATP synthase subunit beta, translated as MKEGKVVQVIGAVLDVEFDTEELPPIRHGLVMDRRFMGDNDEWLTEKLYLEVAQHIGEKRVRAIAMGPTDGIQRGAKVQYFGGPIKVPVGDGVLGRVFNVVGQPIDEAGDVKATDHWPMFRDPPPLTEQSTKVEILETGIKVIDLLEPYVKGGKVGLFGGAGVGKTVLMQELIHNIAKFHKGYSVVIGVGERTREGNDLWHEMKDSGVLPYTVMVYGQMNEPPGVRFRVAQTGITMAEYFRDIQGQDVLTFIDNIFRFVQAGSEVSTLLGRLPSAVGYQPTLNTDVGEVQERITSTKKGSITSVQAVYVPADDITDPAPYSIFAHLDATTVLARRLTELGIYPAIDPLESTSKYLAPEFVGQEHYSVAMEVKRILQRYKELQEIIAILGMEELSDEDKAIVNRARRIQKFLSQRFHVAEQFTGMPGSYVKLEDTIRSFKEILTGKYDDLPENAFYMVGGIDEAIEKAKKM; from the coding sequence ATGAAAGAAGGAAAGGTGGTTCAAGTAATAGGAGCGGTGTTAGACGTAGAATTTGATACAGAAGAATTACCCCCAATAAGACATGGGCTCGTTATGGACAGAAGGTTTATGGGGGACAACGACGAGTGGCTTACTGAAAAGCTTTACTTAGAAGTGGCTCAGCACATAGGAGAAAAAAGAGTAAGAGCTATAGCAATGGGACCTACAGATGGTATACAAAGAGGTGCCAAAGTTCAATATTTTGGCGGTCCTATAAAAGTACCAGTGGGTGATGGTGTGTTGGGAAGAGTTTTTAATGTAGTAGGACAGCCTATCGATGAAGCTGGCGATGTAAAAGCCACAGACCATTGGCCGATGTTTAGGGACCCACCACCTCTTACAGAACAATCAACTAAGGTAGAAATACTTGAAACCGGTATAAAAGTTATAGATTTGTTAGAGCCCTACGTGAAAGGTGGTAAAGTAGGCTTGTTTGGTGGTGCTGGTGTTGGTAAAACCGTTTTAATGCAAGAGCTAATACACAACATAGCAAAATTTCACAAAGGTTATTCTGTGGTTATAGGTGTTGGCGAGCGCACCCGTGAAGGAAACGACCTATGGCATGAAATGAAAGACTCTGGTGTTTTGCCATACACCGTTATGGTTTATGGACAGATGAACGAGCCACCAGGTGTTAGGTTTAGAGTAGCTCAAACAGGCATTACAATGGCTGAATATTTTAGAGATATTCAAGGGCAAGATGTTTTGACATTTATAGATAACATATTTAGATTTGTTCAAGCGGGTTCTGAGGTTTCTACGCTTTTAGGAAGATTGCCATCTGCCGTTGGATACCAGCCCACGCTGAATACAGACGTTGGTGAAGTGCAAGAGCGTATTACTTCCACCAAGAAAGGTTCTATTACATCTGTGCAAGCGGTTTATGTGCCTGCTGACGACATCACAGACCCTGCTCCTTACTCTATATTTGCTCATTTGGACGCCACAACGGTGTTGGCTCGTAGGCTTACAGAGCTTGGTATATACCCTGCTATAGACCCGCTTGAGTCCACATCCAAATACTTGGCTCCAGAATTTGTAGGACAAGAGCACTACAGCGTAGCCATGGAAGTAAAGCGTATACTACAAAGATATAAAGAGCTCCAAGAAATCATAGCTATACTTGGTATGGAAGAGCTTTCTGATGAAGATAAGGCTATAGTAAATAGAGCTCGTCGTATACAAAAATTCTTATCTCAACGCTTCCACGTAGCAGAACAATTTACTGGTATGCCTGGTTCTTATGTAAAACTTGAAGACACTATAAGAAGCTTTAAGGAAATACTCACTGGTAAATACGATGATCTTCCAGAAAATGCTTTCTACATGGTGGGGGGCATAGATGAAGCTATAGAAAAAGCTAAGAAAATGTAA
- the smpB gene encoding SsrA-binding protein SmpB, with amino-acid sequence MKKQEQNNTPRYVNKEGLHENEVVETYQAGIELLGPEIKSIRNKQTVSFKDAFVRIENGEAFLHNLYIAPYKYATIKPPDPLRKRKLLLHKREILRLLGKSKEKGYTIIPLSLYFKNGKVKVDIALVKGKKLYDKRKELKEKDIKRELQREFKGRVKL; translated from the coding sequence ATGAAAAAACAAGAACAAAATAATACACCAAGGTATGTAAACAAAGAAGGCTTGCATGAAAATGAGGTTGTGGAAACTTATCAAGCGGGTATTGAGCTTTTAGGACCAGAAATAAAATCCATAAGAAACAAACAAACCGTATCTTTCAAAGATGCTTTTGTTAGGATAGAAAACGGCGAAGCATTTTTACACAACTTATACATAGCTCCTTACAAGTACGCCACTATAAAACCTCCGGATCCACTTAGAAAGAGAAAGCTACTTCTTCATAAAAGGGAAATTTTGAGGCTTTTAGGAAAATCAAAGGAAAAAGGTTATACGATAATACCGCTTAGCCTTTACTTTAAAAACGGCAAAGTAAAAGTAGATATAGCTCTTGTCAAAGGTAAAAAACTTTACGATAAAAGAAAAGAGCTAAAAGAAAAAGATATAAAGAGAGAACTACAAAGAGAGTTTAAAGGGAGAGTAAAGCTCTAA
- the lpxA gene encoding acyl-ACP--UDP-N-acetylglucosamine O-acyltransferase, which translates to MKTSIISPKAEIGLNVEIGEFCIIEDDVKIGNNVKIKNKVLIKKGTIIKDNVKIYDGAIIGEDPQHLKDNGEGSTVEIGENTIIREYVTIHRGTTFDKKKTTIGANVFLMAYTHVAHDCVVKDGVIMANCATLGGHVEVGEYAFVGGLSAAHQHTKIGAYAMVGGLSGVSLDIPPFVKAAGPHAKLYGINTIGLERRCFSKEDIEIIKHVYKIIFRSQKLKKDAIEEVLSLYKDNKYALMFVDFIKNSKRGVAREER; encoded by the coding sequence ATGAAGACATCTATAATAAGTCCAAAAGCTGAAATAGGTTTAAATGTAGAAATAGGTGAATTTTGCATCATAGAAGATGATGTAAAGATAGGAAACAACGTAAAGATAAAGAACAAAGTACTTATAAAAAAAGGTACTATCATAAAAGATAACGTAAAGATATACGACGGAGCAATAATAGGCGAAGACCCACAACATTTAAAAGATAACGGCGAGGGTTCTACTGTAGAAATAGGGGAAAATACCATCATAAGAGAGTACGTCACAATACATAGAGGTACCACTTTTGATAAGAAGAAAACAACAATTGGTGCAAACGTTTTCTTGATGGCTTATACACACGTAGCTCACGATTGTGTGGTAAAAGACGGTGTTATTATGGCAAACTGTGCTACACTTGGTGGGCATGTTGAGGTAGGTGAATACGCTTTTGTGGGAGGGCTTTCAGCAGCTCATCAACATACAAAAATAGGAGCTTATGCTATGGTGGGGGGACTAAGCGGAGTATCTTTGGATATTCCACCCTTTGTAAAAGCGGCTGGTCCTCATGCTAAGCTTTATGGAATAAACACAATAGGGCTTGAAAGAAGATGCTTTTCCAAAGAAGATATAGAGATTATAAAGCATGTTTACAAAATAATTTTTAGAAGCCAAAAACTAAAAAAAGATGCCATTGAAGAAGTCCTCTCTTTGTACAAAGACAACAAATACGCTCTTATGTTTGTGGATTTTATTAAAAACTCGAAACGTGGTGTAGCTAGAGAAGAAAGATGA
- the rnr gene encoding ribonuclease R, with product MEKEEIVTAIESLLSSKKKPVSFGELTKHIPVDKKILRKTLRELIKQDKIITTKGHFSLNRESIKKVVGAVEANPAGFGFLIRKDGSKDIYIPFFEMQKVFDKDEVEGYVVLYKGKEEIRIERVLKRARKEFVCSISNFKKCIANPIDENHFHDIELSKNQCKNLKPEQLVLVKITKYPTKTQKAKGKIIEVIGNPSESFLSLELLKRKYNLKNQYPKEAIKDLNSFLEKFDFQKEISRRKDLRDQPCFTIDPIRAKDFDDAVYLEKEGDDYRLFVHIADVSLFVKFGSALDKEAYERGTTIYLPGEAIHMLPEELSSNLCSLVPNEDRFCLSVEMVFDKSAKLKHYEIYESVINSKARLTYDQALDIITGKIKPPLPSIRETLIEMENLYRKRHKMRWDLGSIDFDLPEAEIVIDETGEPSAILPYERHIAHRIIEEFMVSANEVIATFMNEKSDLGFYRVHEKPNKDKVQNLLDILSGLGYKTTMPDDFEPKFFQRIIEHFEGKDEEFLVRFLTLRSMQKAKYSPIDIGHFGLASKHYTHFTSPIRRYPDIIVHRIIKSILKKKPLAFNMSYLEEAAVHLSEKERLADKIEYEAIDFLRARFMKDKIGEIFEGIITGIIQNGIFVQIKTILAEGFVSISSMEGDFIYDQENHRFIDTKSHKTYRLGDSVKVKVIKVDEQKGKLDFEIVEEVI from the coding sequence ATGGAAAAAGAAGAAATAGTTACAGCTATAGAGAGTTTGTTGTCTTCCAAGAAAAAACCAGTCTCTTTTGGTGAACTTACAAAACATATACCAGTAGATAAAAAGATACTTAGGAAGACTTTAAGAGAGTTAATCAAACAAGATAAAATCATCACCACCAAAGGACATTTTAGCCTAAACAGAGAATCTATAAAAAAGGTAGTAGGTGCTGTAGAGGCAAATCCAGCAGGTTTTGGATTTTTAATACGAAAGGATGGTTCTAAAGATATATACATACCGTTTTTTGAAATGCAGAAAGTGTTTGACAAAGACGAGGTGGAAGGGTATGTTGTCCTTTACAAAGGAAAAGAAGAGATAAGAATTGAAAGAGTCCTAAAACGAGCTAGAAAAGAGTTTGTTTGCAGCATATCAAATTTCAAAAAATGCATTGCAAACCCAATAGACGAAAACCACTTTCACGATATAGAGCTTTCTAAAAACCAATGCAAAAATTTAAAACCAGAGCAGCTTGTACTTGTAAAGATAACAAAATACCCTACAAAGACTCAAAAAGCCAAAGGAAAAATAATTGAAGTAATAGGAAATCCATCTGAAAGTTTCTTGTCTTTGGAGCTTTTAAAAAGAAAATACAACTTAAAAAATCAATACCCAAAAGAGGCTATAAAAGATCTAAACTCGTTTTTAGAAAAATTTGATTTTCAAAAGGAGATATCAAGACGAAAAGATTTAAGAGACCAACCTTGTTTTACCATAGACCCAATAAGAGCAAAAGACTTTGACGATGCAGTTTATCTTGAAAAAGAAGGTGATGACTACAGGCTTTTTGTACATATAGCAGATGTGTCTTTGTTTGTAAAATTTGGAAGTGCCCTTGACAAAGAAGCCTACGAAAGAGGTACCACAATTTACCTTCCAGGAGAAGCTATACATATGCTTCCAGAAGAGCTATCTTCAAACCTTTGTAGTCTTGTGCCAAATGAAGACAGATTTTGTCTTAGCGTGGAGATGGTTTTTGATAAAAGCGCAAAATTAAAACATTACGAGATATATGAAAGCGTTATAAATTCAAAGGCAAGGCTCACCTACGACCAAGCTTTAGATATAATAACTGGTAAAATCAAGCCACCACTTCCAAGCATAAGAGAAACCCTTATTGAGATGGAAAATCTCTATAGAAAAAGACATAAGATGAGATGGGACTTAGGAAGTATAGACTTTGACCTACCAGAGGCTGAGATCGTAATAGACGAAACGGGTGAACCAAGTGCTATACTACCTTACGAAAGACATATAGCTCATAGGATAATAGAGGAATTTATGGTATCTGCCAACGAGGTAATAGCGACATTCATGAATGAGAAATCAGATTTAGGCTTTTATAGAGTTCATGAAAAACCAAATAAAGACAAAGTCCAAAACCTTCTAGATATACTATCTGGACTTGGATACAAAACTACAATGCCAGATGATTTCGAGCCAAAATTTTTCCAACGTATTATAGAACATTTTGAGGGAAAAGATGAGGAGTTTTTGGTGAGATTTTTAACCTTAAGAAGTATGCAAAAAGCCAAGTACTCACCCATAGACATAGGACACTTTGGCCTTGCATCAAAACATTATACGCACTTTACCTCTCCCATCAGAAGGTATCCAGATATTATAGTACATCGGATAATAAAATCTATTTTAAAGAAAAAACCTTTAGCTTTTAATATGAGCTATCTTGAAGAAGCAGCAGTGCATTTGTCTGAAAAAGAACGTTTGGCTGATAAAATTGAATACGAAGCTATAGATTTCTTAAGAGCAAGGTTTATGAAAGATAAGATAGGAGAGATATTTGAAGGCATTATCACCGGTATAATACAAAACGGTATCTTCGTGCAGATAAAAACCATATTGGCCGAAGGGTTTGTAAGCATAAGCTCTATGGAAGGTGATTTTATCTACGACCAAGAAAATCATAGGTTTATAGATACCAAAAGCCATAAAACCTATAGGTTGGGAGATAGTGTAAAAGTAAAAGTAATAAAAGTAGATGAACAAAAAGGAAAGCTAGACTTTGAGATAGTAGAAGAAGTTATATAA